From Nocardioides faecalis:
CGACCTGGGCTGCGGCAACGGCTACCTGACCTTCGCCGCGCACCGCCTGCTCGCCGGGCGCCGCGGCCTGCCGGTGCGGCTCACCGGTGTCGACGTCAAGGAGCAGTCCCGCGACCACAACGCCGCCGTCGCCGCCTCACTCGGCATCGACGCGGAGTTCGTCGCCGGCACCATCGGCGACGTCGAGCTCGACACCCCGCCCGACGTGGTGCTCGCGCTGCACGCCTGCGACACCGCCACCGACGACGCGCTCGCCCGCGCGGTCGCCTGGCGTGCGCCGCTCGTGCTCGCCGCCCCCTGCTGCCACCACGACATCGCCGCCCAGCTGCGTCGTACGCCGCCGCCGGCGCCGTACGCCGCCCTGGTCGGCGACGGCATCCTGCGCGAGCGGTTCGCCGACACCCTCACCGACGCGCTGCGCTCGCTGCTGATGCGCAGCCGCGGCTACAAGGTCGACGTGATGGAGTTCGTCGACAGCCAGCACACGCCGCGCAACACGCTGCTGCGGGCGATCGGCGGTGGCGCCGGTGGTGGCGCAGGCGCCGCGGCCGCGGAGCAGGAGTACGACGACCTCGTCGCCACCTGGCAGATCCGACCCCGGCTCGGGGAGCTGCTCGGACCGCGGTCATGACCTCGCCCGCCGACCGGGTTCGTCGGCCGCGCCGGCTGCTCGGGGTGGGCGCGGCGGCGGTGCTGGTCGCGACGTTCGGGATGGGGGCCGCGAGCGCCCCGGCCGACGACGACGTGGCGTCGAAGGTGCTGTTCGCCTTCGCCGACCCCGACATCAACGAGTCCAGCGGACTGGTCGCCCGCGACGGCGTGGTGGTCACCGTCAACGACTCCGGCGACAGCAACCGGATCTTCACCGTCGACCCGGCAGGCGGCGAGACCGTCGGCGTCACCCGCTTCTCCGGCGAGGCGGTCGACATCGAGGCGCTCGCTCCGGCCGACGATGGGGAGGTGTGGGTCGCCGACATCGGGGACAACCTCGGGCGGCGCGACACGGTCCGGGTCACCCGGGTGCCGTTCGGCAGCGGGGAGCGACAGGTCCCCGGCACCGGCTACGACCTCGTCTACCCCGACGGGGCGCACGATGCCGAGACACTGCTCGTGCACCCCGAGACGGGGCGGCTGTACGTCGTCGCCAAGGAGTTCATCGGCCGGCTCTACGCTGCCCCCGAGACGCTGTCCGCGACCGAGCCGAACGAGCTGGAGCCCGTCGGCTCCGTGCTCGGCATCGCCACCGACGGCGCGTTCCTGCCCGACGGGCGGCACCTGCTGCTGCGCAACTACGGCCAGGCCGCGGTCTACACCTGGCCCGACCTGGAGCGACTGGCCACGTTCGCCCTGCCCGCACAGAAGCAGGGCGAGGGCCTCGCCGTCGCCGAGGACGGCTCCGTGCTGCTGAGCTCGGAGGGCGTGGACGCCGAGGTGCTGCGCATCGAGCTGCCCGCCGAGGTGCGCGAGCAGCTCGCGGCAGCGGAGCCGACCGAGCCCGCCGAGCCCAGCGGCTCACCGGACACCGACGCCACGGGCGGGGCGACCGAGGGCAGCCAGGCCGACGGCGACTCCGGCACGTCCCTGCGCGATGTCCTGCTCAGCCCGTGGGTCGTCGGCGGAGGCCTCGGGCTCCTGGCGCTCGCGTTGCTGGTGCGGGCGGCGCGGTCGACCCGCCGCGAGCACTGAGCGCCGGTCGTCGTCGAGCGGTCGAACCGCGCTCCGAGGGGCTCACGGTGGAGCCGTGGGGGAGTGCGGGCATGCCGCAGGCCCCGACGCGGCGGGGTTCTGGGCTGTGCGGAGAGAGGTCAGGCGGCGGGGACGAGGCTGGGGTCGGCAGCGGCGTCGGGCCAGTGGCCGGGTGGGTCGAGCGCCTGGGTGCCGTTCGGGCCGACGTGGAAGAACCAGCCGTGCGGACTTCGCCAGAGCAGGTGGCCTGGCATGAGGACGAAGTAGCGCCAACCGGAGTGGGTCTTGGCGCGGTGGTGCCGCCTGCAGCACGGGAACTCGTTGCACGGGCAGGTCGGGCCGCCGTCGGCGTGCGGGGTGCGGTGGTCGAGGTCGCAGCGCTCGGCGCGCCTGCTGCAGCCGGGGAACCGGCAGGTGGTGTCGCGCAGCTCGACCTGCTTGCGGTGCCGGGCGGGGATCTCGTAGCGGTCGACGGGGTCGCAGTCGGCCAGGTCGATCACCGGTTGCACGGTGATCGAGGTGGCGGTGCGCAGCCACTCGCGGACCTGCTCCTTGAGCACCGGGCGACGCCCGTCATGCCAGCGGCCGACCGGGTTCTCGGCGTCCATGACCTCGGTGAGCATGGTGTCGGTGATGTGGACCGCGATCTCGGCCTTGCGGCCAGCCGAGCGGACAGTGACCTCACCGGTCTCCTCGTCCGTGGTCAACAGGTCCAGTTCAAGGTCGTTGCGCGCGAGCTCGCCGACGGCGATGGAGCGACGGACGTCCAAGGACTCCTCAGAACCGAACTTCCCCAGCAGCGTTGCTCGGCGGCCGACGGCGTCGTCGAGGTCGGCGGCATCGGCGGCATCGAGGAGGCCGCCGATCACGGTCAGACCGTTCTCGTTCGCCTCACCGACGTCGAAGTGCCGGTGGTCGGCTGCCTCTTTGCGACGGGCCTCGGCGGCCTCAGGGTCGTGGCGCAGGATCGCGGTAGCGACGATGCGGTCCATCTCCGCCCAGCCGACGCGGCCTACCCGGGCGGCCACCTGGCGGTCCACGAACCCAGCGGCATCGGCGTTGAGGCTGCGGGTGAGGTCGGCGACCCGCTCGGCGCGCCAGGTGGCGACCTTCCCGGCCATCACTTGGCCGTAGAGCAGGGGGAGTCGCCAGGCGCACTCCACGATCCGCCCGACATAGGCCCGTCCGCCGTCGGGTGAGCGGCCCAGCACGGCGATGAGCTCCATCAGGTTGAACTCCGAGACCAGCGGAGCGCCGGGGCCGGCGATGGGGACACCGGTGTCGACGAACGAGTCCCGCAAGGTGGCGGCGTGCTCGGGAGCGTCCACGACGTTCTGGTCGGCCCATGCCACGATCGCCGCCCACTCGCGGGTCTGGGATGCCTGACGGAGCCGGGTCTCGTCGGCAACGGCGGCGAGGAGGTCACCGACGGACTGGCCGTCGAACTCCTCCATCGCGGTGCTGCTCCCGAGATCCATACCTGGATCCTCCCGCAGGGGTCCGACACAACCTCGCCGCCGAAACCGGGTCTGACCTGTTGAAACGCGACCCCACCGAGGAGCCTCGGCCAGCGCAGCAAGGAGTCTCGGTCTGAGCGGATGGCGGGTGGATACCTACCCGGCATGCCGCGCCTTCGTCGTACGTCACCGGACCAGCCGGGGTGGACCCGGCGCCGGGCCGGGCGCGGCTTCGTGCACCTCGACGAGACCGGGCGCCCGCTGCCCGACGAGCTCGCGGATCGCTGCAAGAAGCTGGTGATCCCGCCTGCCTGGAAGGAGGTGTGGATCTGCCCGCACCCCAACGGCCACCTGCAGGCGGTGGGCACCGACGACGCCGGCCGACGGCAGTACCTGTACCACCCGGTGTGGACCGAGCAGCGGGCCGCGGCCAAGCACGAACGGGTGCTCGGCTTCGGCCGCGCCCTGCCGCGGCTGCGGGAGAAGGTGACCGCGGACCTGGCCGAGCAGAGCGACCAGATCCGCTACACCAGCGCGCTGGCGGTGCGGATGCTCGACCTCGGCTGCTTCCGGATCGGCAACGACGTCTACAACGCCGAGTACGGCAGCTTCGGGCTGACCACGCTGGGCCGCGAGCACGTCCGACGCCAGGGCGGGAAGCTCATCTTCGAGTTCGTCGGCAAGTCCGGGGTCGAGCACCACGTCGAGATCGACGACCCGATCGTGGTGCCGGCCTTGGAGCGGCTGCGCCGGCGCCGCAACGCCGAGCGGCTGTTCAGCTACTGCTGTGACGGGACGTGGCGCTCGCTGAGTGGCAGCGACGTCAACGACTACCTGCGCGAGGCGAGCGGGGTGGACGCCACCGCCAAGGACTTCCGCACCTGGCACGCCACCGTGCTGGCCGCCGCCGGCCTGGCCACCGCGCCGGGCCCCGAGGCGAGCAAGACCGCCCGCAAGCGCGCGGTCGCCGGGGTGATGCGGGAGGTCGCCGACTTCCTCGGCAACACCCCCACCCTGGCGCGCTCCTCCTACGTCGACCCGCGCATCGTCGACCTCTACGACGAGGGCCGCACCATCGCGAACGCCGTACGACGCAAGCACCCCGACCCCGACACCCGGCAGCTGGCACTCGAGCGGGCCACGCTGCGGCTGCTCAAGGAGGACTGAGAAAAACACCGACGGACCCGGTCGCCCGGGCCCGTCGGTGGGTGCAGGTCACTGCATCGATGTTCAGCCCAGCTTCTCGACCACGTAGTCGATGCAGCCGGTCAGCGCCTCGACGTCGGCGGGGTCGACGGCGGGGTACATCGCGATCCGCAGCTGGTTGCGGCCCAGCTTGCGGTACGGCTCGGTGTCCACGATGCCGTTGGCGCGCAGCACCTTCGCGACCGCGGCGGCGTCGATGGCGTCGTCGAAGTCGATGGTGCCGATCACCAGCGAGCGGTGCTCGGGGTTGGCGACGTACGGCGTCGTGTACGACGTGCGCTCGGCCCAGCCGTACAGCGCGTCCGAGGAGGTGGTCGTCCGCTCGACCATGCCGGCCAGACCGCCCTGGGCGTTCATCCAGTCCAGCTGCTCGGCCATCAGGAACAGCGTGGCGACCGAGGGGGTGTTGTAGGTCTGGTTCTTGCGCGAGTTGTCGATAGCGGTCGGCAGGTCGAAGAACGGCGGGATGTAGCGGTCGGTCGCGGCGATCTCCTCGGCGCGGGCCAGCGCCTTCGGCGACATCGCGGCGATCCACAGGCCACCGTCGGAGGCGAAGCACTTCTGCGGGGCGAAGTAGTAGGCGTCGACCTCGTTCAGGTCGACCGGCAGGCCGCCGGCGCCCGAGGTGGCGTCGACGAGGACCAGCGCGTCGTCGTCGATGCCGGCGGGCCGGACGACCGGCGCCATCACGGCGGTCGAGGTCTCGTTGTGCGCCCAGCCGTAGACGTCGACGCCCTCCTCGGCGACCGCGTCGGGCCGCGAGCCCGGGTCGGAGGTGATCACGGTCGGCTCGGCGAGCCAGGGCGCCTTCTTGACCGAGGAACCGAACTTCGAGGAGAACTCGCCGAACGACAGGTGCTGGCTCTTGTTGCGGATCAGGCCGAACGCCGCGATGTCCCAGAACGCGGTGGCGCCGCCGTTGCCCAGCACGATCTCGTAGCCCTCGGGCAGGCTGAACAGCGCGGCGAGGCCCTCGCGGACGCGGCCGACCGTGTTCTTGACCGGCGCCTGCCGGTGCGAGGTTCCCATCAGCGTGTCGCCGGTCGCGGCGAGCGCGTCGAGGTGGCTGGTCTGGATCTTCGACGGGCCGGCACCGAAGCGGCCGTCGGCGGGCTTGAGGTCAGCGGGGATCTGGATGGCGTCAGTCACGGGGCAACCTTCTCAGAGTGCGGGGGAGAGGCTGACGACGCTGTCAGGATCTGCGGTGTCCTCAGTGTGACAGGCCGGTGACGCACGCGATAATCGACTCCTCATGGACCAGCCCCTCGCCGCGAAGCACCCTCAGGCGCACCCCCTGACGCTCCGCGTCGTCGGTTACGGCCACCCCGATGCCACCGCGCTGATCGCCCGGGTCCAGGCCGAGTACGTCGCGCGCTACGGCTCCCCGGACGAGGCGCCGATCGACCCGGCCCTCTTCGATCCGCCGGCCGGGCTGTTCCTCCTCGCCTACGACGGCACCACCCCGGTGGCCACCGGCGCCTGGCGCCGCTCGCCCGTGCGGGCGCTGGGCGGGACCAACGCCGTGGAGGTCAAGCGGATGTACGTCGTACCGGAGCACCGCGGGCGGGGCGCGGCGCGAGCCGTGCTCGCCGAGCTGGAGCGCACCGCCGCGGACGCCGGGCACGACCTGGCCGTGCTGGAGACGGGGTTGAAGCAGCCGGAGGCGATCGCGCTGTACCGCAGCTGCGGCTATGTCGAGGTGCCCGGCTTCGGGCACTACGCAGGCTCCCCGCTCTCGCGCTGCTTCGGCAAGCGGCTCTGACCAGCCGGCTGCGGGCGCCTCAGCCCGACGCGTGGGCGGAGTCGACGACGAGGGCGGCCACCGCCGCGGCGTGGGTGCCGCAGAAGTCCGGCGCGGCTGCCTCGGCCGTCGCGTCCAGGTCGAGCAGCAGCCAGAACCCATCGGCGTCGACCTGCAGGAAGCACCGGCTGTCCTGACCGCCCTGCACGTAGCCGGTGTGCTCGCCGACCGGGACCGTGCTCTTGCCTTCGGTCAGCACGGCCTCCGACGGTGGTCGCCACAACATGACCTCGAGCGACTCCCGGTCCGTGCTCCAGGTGCACTTCGGCCGCCGGGGGTCGGCATCGTCGGGCTCGGCGACGACGTCCCGGCCCGTGTCCTGGCCCGTGTCCTGGCCCGTCTCCCGGTCGAGTCCCAAGGCCTGGGCGACCTGGTCCTCGGTCAGCAACGCGCAGGGGTCGAGCCGTTGCCACCACGTTCCGGTGTCCGCCTCCGCGTCGGCCTCGTCGGATGCGCAGGCGGACAGCGCTGCGGAGCAGACGGCGACCAGGGCGACACCGAGGGTGGCGGCACGTCGAGGTCGGGTCCGTCCGCTCAGGCCAGGCATGCCCTGCACGGTCTCCGGGGAGCGCGGGCCGCAAACCCGGCCGCACCGCGACCCACGGCGACGCCGAAGTTTGCCGGTCACCGGAGCGGGCACGCGTCGGGTCACGACAGCCGTGACGCCTTCGACCTGTGGGGGGACGAGACCGATGTTCGCCGAACCGCTGCCAGAGCACGTGCAGACCAGGCTGCACGCGTTCGAGGAGGCCCTCGTCGACCTGCGCACGCGGCGCGTCCGGCTGGAGGCCATCGAGCTTCCGGACGCGCCGGGTCCCGACCCCGCGGACCTGGCGCGGGCCGCCGGCCGCCCGGACGCGCCCCCGGAGCTGCGTGCCGTCGGACGTGCGGTGGCCGAGGGACGGGCCAGCTGGGACGACGTGCTCGCCGGCCGTGTGGACGCCGCCCCCGAGGTCGGTGCCCTGTTCGCGGCCAGCCGCGAGCGGTTCGCCGAGCTGTGGGAGCGCGGTCGCGCGGAGGACGAGCGGTTGGAGGACGAGCGGCGGGAGTCCGGGAGTCACGACGCCGGCACAGGACGTACGGAAGGGGACGGTCGTGGGTGAGGGGTTCTACGTCGAGGAGGCGCACGTCGCCGGCTACGGCGAGATGGCAGACGAGGTGCACGGACAGCTGATCCGCTGTCTGGTGCACAACCACGAGGCCCGCCCCACGCAGGGCTACACGGGACTGATGTCCGTGCTGTCGGGGCCGCTGGACACCTACGTCAGCAGCATCCACGAGCGGGTCGCGCCGCTGAGCACGCTCGTCGGGCAGCTGCGCAACGAGCTGGTCGCGGCGGCGTGGGACTACCACGGCACGGACCGCTCGGTGTACGAGGAGTTCCACCGCAACCCGCTGATCCCCAGCGACGGCCACGTCACCATCAAGGACTTCCCGAGCGCGGTGGCGTACTCCGCGGGCACCGAGCCGGTGCTGGAGGCACCGGAACACGAGGACCCGCCGATCGCCGCCCTCGTCGACGAGGTGGGCGGTTCGATCAACGTCATCGACTGGGTGATCGAGCACGTCGCCGGGTTCTCCCCGGTCGAGAAGATCGTCGAGCCGCTCTCGGGGAACTGGGCCGAGCTCGAGCGTGCTGCCGAGGTGCTCACCCAGGTCGGCGACGGCTACGAGCAGTGCGCGGCGAACCTGACGGCTCAGCTGGGTCGCCTCGGCGCGCGCTGGAACGGCGGCGCCGCCCTCACCTTCGAGGACCACACGACGCGGCTCGGTGAGGCGATCGCCATCGAGGGACCGATCAACCGGCTCGTGGGCTACGTGCTCACCGAGATCGCCGGCGAGATCGAGGCCGCCGCGGAGTTCATGGTGTCCAGCTTGAAGACCGCGGTGGACAAGATCGGCAAGACGGTGGCGACCGCGTGGGTGCCCGGCGTCGGCTGGTACCGGGTCTACGACACCGCCCGCACCGTGATCGACGTCTTCCTCGAGGCCAAGGAGCTCGTCGAGTCCATCGAGGAAGCCATCGAGCAGGTCGAGGCTGTCCTGGAGGCGGTGAACGACCCGGTCGGGTTCGCCACCGACAAGGCACGGGAGGTGCTGGGCCCCTACCTCGACGGTGCCCAGGTCGCCGGCGACCTCGCGCAGCTCGACCCGAGTGCGCTCACCGACGCGCCCGACACGGCGTACGACGTCGGCGACGCCCCGCGCCGCGCCGGCTGATCGGCCCGGACCCGTCGGACGCAGAGGTGCGGGTGAGGCGCCCAGCACCCCACCCGCACCGACGACCTGCGGCGAACGCCGGTCGTCCCGCTCCTGCGGCGGATCAGCGGATCACGGACAGCGAACCCTCCCCGAAGAGGGGCCCCGTGACGTAGATGCCCTTCCGGCCGACGTCGACGCCGCCGGGCAGCACCAGCTTGCCGGCCGCGAGCTCGCGGATCTTGGTCCGGCCCTTGGCCTTGGTGATCCGGTACAGGCCGCCGATCTCGGCACCCGGGATCGGCGGGTCGGACTCGGCTGCCAGCCAGCTCAGCTTCGACATCGACACCGCGTAGACGGACTTCTTGGTGCCGGCGAGGTCGACGATGCTGGTCAGCCCGTCGGCGTAGCGCCGACACGGGCCGCGGCGCGGCTTCTCCGGGTCGCAGGTGGCGTTGACGGTGCCCGGCTTGATCCGCCACACCTGGGAGGTGCCCGGCGTGGCCGGGAAGCCGCGCAGCTCGCCGACGTACCAGTAGCCGTCGGGGCCGACCGCGACGGACGTCGGGACGGCCTCGCTGGGCACCGGGCCCGGCAGGCCGAGCTCCGGGGGTCCTTCGACGACGCGGGTCTTGAGGCGGGCGACGGTGACCGTCCTGCCGTTCGGCCACCACCGGACCAGGTCGTTGTTGGCGGCGTCGGCGATGAGCACGCTGCCGTCACGCAGCGCGGCGATGCCGAAGGGGTTGGTCTCGCCGGGCAGGTTCTCGAGGTCGTAGGGGTCGGGGTCCTTCGCCTGGTAGGCGACGAGGTCGAGCCTTGCCTTGGGTGCGGCCCAGCCGGGCCGCCACTCGTACAGCGTCGACTCGCCGGGGACCGGAGGGCCGCCGGGCTCCCCGCCGACGCCGGCGAGCACGTAGACCCGGCCCTTCCGCCCGGCAGCCACAGCCGGTGAGCTCCCCGGTACGGCGCCCAGGCGCACGACCTTGGCCGGCTTCTTCTTGCGCCGCTCGATGACGAGGCTGAAGCTGCCGTCGCTCTCGCTGACCAACGTCCGGCCCTTGCCCAGCGTGTCGACGCCGCGGGGTCCGTCGAGACCGCCGACGACCACGCGCGGGTCGGGGTCGGTGTGTCGTGCCTGCGCCGTGCCCGGTGTCGTGAGGGTCGCGGCCAACACCGTGGCCACCCCCACTGCACCGATCGTCGTGAGTCTGCCCATCGGGGCCCTCCCCGGATTGATGGATGTCGGATCGACACCCCAGGCCTACCGGAGCGGCGACGTCGCCGTCATGACCCACCGGGGGGACGACTCGTGGCGCCCGGCACGGTCCTCAGGCGCGGTCGACGACCACGTCCCGCCCGGCCAGGTAGCCGGCGGCGACCTGCGCCAGGCCGAGTGCGACGAGCAGGGCGCAGGGCAGCGACCAGGTGTCGGAGACGTCGTGCAGCACCCCGACGAGGAACGGTCCGGCGGCGGCCAGCAGGTAGCCGATGCTCTGCGCCATCGTGGACAGCGCGGCCGCGCCGGCGACGGTCGTGGTG
This genomic window contains:
- a CDS encoding class I SAM-dependent methyltransferase, whose protein sequence is MASSTETLEDGLARVRADLLSTDALVRAVASGRRRSETPPWRRVELRWVDLKAGTHLQVVCYDATQAHTSNHALGEAAAAEVDRLLAEPYGNWTTETTEHRLSLRVTKKGAAAVHTAAADPAAGEAPDRSHDRAKERMLAEDDTVFAALGMTDAKGRIKPTRMAKYRQVEDFLRILDASITEARSRGRLRTPTPERPLHVVDLGCGNGYLTFAAHRLLAGRRGLPVRLTGVDVKEQSRDHNAAVAASLGIDAEFVAGTIGDVELDTPPDVVLALHACDTATDDALARAVAWRAPLVLAAPCCHHDIAAQLRRTPPPAPYAALVGDGILRERFADTLTDALRSLLMRSRGYKVDVMEFVDSQHTPRNTLLRAIGGGAGGGAGAAAAEQEYDDLVATWQIRPRLGELLGPRS
- a CDS encoding HNH endonuclease signature motif containing protein yields the protein MDLGSSTAMEEFDGQSVGDLLAAVADETRLRQASQTREWAAIVAWADQNVVDAPEHAATLRDSFVDTGVPIAGPGAPLVSEFNLMELIAVLGRSPDGGRAYVGRIVECAWRLPLLYGQVMAGKVATWRAERVADLTRSLNADAAGFVDRQVAARVGRVGWAEMDRIVATAILRHDPEAAEARRKEAADHRHFDVGEANENGLTVIGGLLDAADAADLDDAVGRRATLLGKFGSEESLDVRRSIAVGELARNDLELDLLTTDEETGEVTVRSAGRKAEIAVHITDTMLTEVMDAENPVGRWHDGRRPVLKEQVREWLRTATSITVQPVIDLADCDPVDRYEIPARHRKQVELRDTTCRFPGCSRRAERCDLDHRTPHADGGPTCPCNEFPCCRRHHRAKTHSGWRYFVLMPGHLLWRSPHGWFFHVGPNGTQALDPPGHWPDAAADPSLVPAA
- a CDS encoding DNA topoisomerase IB encodes the protein MPRLRRTSPDQPGWTRRRAGRGFVHLDETGRPLPDELADRCKKLVIPPAWKEVWICPHPNGHLQAVGTDDAGRRQYLYHPVWTEQRAAAKHERVLGFGRALPRLREKVTADLAEQSDQIRYTSALAVRMLDLGCFRIGNDVYNAEYGSFGLTTLGREHVRRQGGKLIFEFVGKSGVEHHVEIDDPIVVPALERLRRRRNAERLFSYCCDGTWRSLSGSDVNDYLREASGVDATAKDFRTWHATVLAAAGLATAPGPEASKTARKRAVAGVMREVADFLGNTPTLARSSYVDPRIVDLYDEGRTIANAVRRKHPDPDTRQLALERATLRLLKED
- the serC gene encoding phosphoserine transaminase, with the protein product MTDAIQIPADLKPADGRFGAGPSKIQTSHLDALAATGDTLMGTSHRQAPVKNTVGRVREGLAALFSLPEGYEIVLGNGGATAFWDIAAFGLIRNKSQHLSFGEFSSKFGSSVKKAPWLAEPTVITSDPGSRPDAVAEEGVDVYGWAHNETSTAVMAPVVRPAGIDDDALVLVDATSGAGGLPVDLNEVDAYYFAPQKCFASDGGLWIAAMSPKALARAEEIAATDRYIPPFFDLPTAIDNSRKNQTYNTPSVATLFLMAEQLDWMNAQGGLAGMVERTTTSSDALYGWAERTSYTTPYVANPEHRSLVIGTIDFDDAIDAAAVAKVLRANGIVDTEPYRKLGRNQLRIAMYPAVDPADVEALTGCIDYVVEKLG
- a CDS encoding GNAT family N-acetyltransferase: MDQPLAAKHPQAHPLTLRVVGYGHPDATALIARVQAEYVARYGSPDEAPIDPALFDPPAGLFLLAYDGTTPVATGAWRRSPVRALGGTNAVEVKRMYVVPEHRGRGAARAVLAELERTAADAGHDLAVLETGLKQPEAIALYRSCGYVEVPGFGHYAGSPLSRCFGKRL
- a CDS encoding WXG100 family type VII secretion target, translating into MGEGFYVEEAHVAGYGEMADEVHGQLIRCLVHNHEARPTQGYTGLMSVLSGPLDTYVSSIHERVAPLSTLVGQLRNELVAAAWDYHGTDRSVYEEFHRNPLIPSDGHVTIKDFPSAVAYSAGTEPVLEAPEHEDPPIAALVDEVGGSINVIDWVIEHVAGFSPVEKIVEPLSGNWAELERAAEVLTQVGDGYEQCAANLTAQLGRLGARWNGGAALTFEDHTTRLGEAIAIEGPINRLVGYVLTEIAGEIEAAAEFMVSSLKTAVDKIGKTVATAWVPGVGWYRVYDTARTVIDVFLEAKELVESIEEAIEQVEAVLEAVNDPVGFATDKAREVLGPYLDGAQVAGDLAQLDPSALTDAPDTAYDVGDAPRRAG
- a CDS encoding ScyD/ScyE family protein, encoding MGRLTTIGAVGVATVLAATLTTPGTAQARHTDPDPRVVVGGLDGPRGVDTLGKGRTLVSESDGSFSLVIERRKKKPAKVVRLGAVPGSSPAVAAGRKGRVYVLAGVGGEPGGPPVPGESTLYEWRPGWAAPKARLDLVAYQAKDPDPYDLENLPGETNPFGIAALRDGSVLIADAANNDLVRWWPNGRTVTVARLKTRVVEGPPELGLPGPVPSEAVPTSVAVGPDGYWYVGELRGFPATPGTSQVWRIKPGTVNATCDPEKPRRGPCRRYADGLTSIVDLAGTKKSVYAVSMSKLSWLAAESDPPIPGAEIGGLYRITKAKGRTKIRELAAGKLVLPGGVDVGRKGIYVTGPLFGEGSLSVIR